Genomic DNA from Veillonella criceti:
AAGAGGTAAGGAGGCGTTACTATGGTTCAAAATTTAGATGTAATTAAAATTAAGGCATTACCAATTTTGAAAGAAGCTAATGTTTCCTCGGCTTATATATTTGGTTCTCATGCTAGAGGTGAAGCTACAGAGTTCAGTGATATAGACTTATTAATTGATTATGGTGCTAGTACAAAATCAATGTTTGAGCTTTCAGAATTAAAATATAAATTAGCAAAAGCATTAAACAAATCTGTTGATTTAGTTTCTACAATTCATTACGCAATGATTATTTTTCTAAACAAATTAATAAAGACAAAATTTGCATTTTAGGTGAATAATATGAATAAAGATAAAAATAATATTATTCAATCGATATATTATATTGAGAGACTAATATTGTTAACGAATTGATTTAAAACTGAAGACGAGTTTTTATATCAAGATGAATTAATAAAAGATGGCGTAGTGTTAGGGATACAAACTATTTGCGGAGTATGCCAATAAAATAAGTTTAGATGTAAAACATAAGTATCCCCATATCCCGTGGCGTGCTATTGCGGATTAACGTAATATTATTTCTCATGATTATGGACGAGTTGATTATAAGTCAATCTGGAAGACATTTGAAGTGGATATACCAGTTTTGCAAAAGTCATTAGAAAATTTATTGAAGGAAGAATTTGGTGAAGAGTATCTAAAATAAAAGAAGAGCTTAATTAAATAGTTGTAGGCCTTATGAAAATTCTCATTAAGATGTGGATTTATTATGAGGTCTTTTTCTATGTTATACTAAAGAGGTATTATTGTGTTTTAATAGGAGGTTAGATTTGAAATTATTGCGTAATAAATATCGTTGGTTAGCCGTATTAGTAGCTTTGTGGACTCGTGGTGTTAGTTTTGTTATGGGGGCACCACCAGCTACTATAGATGTAACAACAACTAATTTTACTTCGCT
This window encodes:
- a CDS encoding nucleotidyltransferase family protein, whose amino-acid sequence is MVQNLDVIKIKALPILKEANVSSAYIFGSHARGEATEFSDIDLLIDYGASTKSMFELSELKYKLAKALNKSVDLVSTIHYAMIIFLNKLIKTKFAF